From Panicum hallii strain FIL2 chromosome 2, PHallii_v3.1, whole genome shotgun sequence, a single genomic window includes:
- the LOC112883621 gene encoding putative F-box protein At2g02030, translated as MEQKKPRAAEEPARLMCDDALTEVFCRLPARALAACRLVCKSWMTVLTDPHFIHEHLSRGQQKLLLFANDRMSDRSLATVLADDNKSMYQLSRPAASRSVFVHNSCNGLLCLGDSTGAVEVLNPTTAESLMLPMPMYTAGSSQFSSCNWHCLGFCPKKREHKVVHFYPGAHIDSFKVCCEIYTLGAGVWRQVGSFRGAPTDRGVHVNGTVYYLTKFRYISSSRINCLNLESEKFDVMMLPPRKSYGGHCSLTELEGRLCLLVVDGVLEGPPRTMDILMLNSDDKQSWTPRYHFSLPWLMPSCYFTPKHTLFHDGKIWVQLLARNLYCFDPSSNSEELTIAWPELDFPFSTHTFIESIVPLRKDYFIKDIQ; from the coding sequence ATGGAGCAGAAGAAACCAAGGGCAGCGGAGGAGCCTGCCCGGTTGATGTGCGACGATGCGCTCACGGAGGTCTTCTGCAGACTGCCTGCCCGTGCGCTCGCCGCTTGCAGGCTGGTGTGCAAGTCCTGGATGACGGTGCTCACGGATCCGCACTTCATCCACGAGCACCTTAGCCGCGGCCAGCAGAAGTTGCTGCTCTTTGCGAATGACCGGATGAGCGATAGGTCACTTGCCACGGTGCTCGCGGATGACAACAAGTCCATGTACCAGCTGTCGAGGCCCGCGGCATCTCGGAGCGTGTTTGTGCACAATTCATGCAATGGGCTGCTGTGCCTGGGTGACAGTACAGGAGCCGTGGAGGTGCTGAACCCGACGACCGCCGAATCTCTAATGTTGCCAATGCCAATGTACACAGCAGGGAGCAGCCAGTTCTCATCCTGTAATTGGCACTGCTTGGGGTTTTGTCCGAAGAAGAGGGAGCACAAGGTTGTGCATTTCTATCCAGGAGCACATATTGATTCGTTCAAGGTGTGCTGTGAGATATACACACTTGGAGCTGGTGTCTGGAGACAAGTTGGGAGCTTCCGTGGTGCTCCGACAGATAGAGGGGTGCATGTGAATGGAACAGTGTACTACCTGACAAAGTTCCGCTACATTTCTTCATCTCGTATCAATTGCTTGAATCTTGAGAGTGAAAAATTTGATGTGATGATGCTTCCTCCACGCAAGTCTTATGGAGGGCATTGTTCTTTGACGGAGCTTGAAGGAAGGCTATGCTTGTTAGTTGTGGATGGTGTACTTGAAGGTCCGCCTCGCACGATGGACATATTGATGCTCAATAGCGACGATAAGCAGAGCTGGACTCCCAGATACCACTTCTCTTTGCCTTGGTTGATGCCTTCCTGTTATTTTACTCCGAAACACACACTCTTCCATGACGGGAAAATTTGGGTGCAATTGTTGGCTAGGAACCTCTATTGTTTCGATCCAAGTTCAAATTCTGAAGAATTGACAATAGCATGGCCAGAGCTTGACTTTCCGTTTAGCACACATACTTTCATCGAGAGCATAGTTCCTTTGCGTAAAGACTACTTCATCAAGGATATACAGTGA
- the LOC112883382 gene encoding mitochondrial pyruvate carrier 1-like — protein MSTALKAFLNSPVGPKTTHFWGPVANWGFVLAGLLDMNKPPEMISGNMTAAMCVYSGLFMRFAWMVQPRNYLLLACHASNESVQLYQLSRWARTQGYLEKKEPEAQQ, from the exons ATGTCGACGGCGCTCAAGGCCTTCCTCAACAGCCCCGTCGGCCCCAAGACCACCCACTTCTGGGGCCCCGTCGCAAACTGGGGTTTCGTCCTTGCG GGTTTGCTTGATATGAACAAACCTCCTGAAATGATATCTGGCAATATGACAGCAG CCATGTGCGTGTATTCAGGACTGTTTATGAGGTTCGCATGGATGGTGCAGCCGCGGAACTACTTGCTTCTGGCATGCCATGCATCCAATGAGTCAGTCCAGCTCTACCAGCTCTCTCGGTGGGCTAGGACCCAGGG GTATCTGGAGAAGAAAGAACCAGAGGCTCAGCAGTAA
- the LOC112882575 gene encoding protein STRICTOSIDINE SYNTHASE-LIKE 10-like encodes MASGPRSSSHSFLALLVLLPLVVLSAAAAVSFETKSMDPGLVVMALPEPVSGPESLAFDGHGGGPYSGVSDGRVLRWDGGLRGWTVYAYNSKHKSVALCGPDKKLVVPESVCGRPLGLQFHRRSGELYVADAYLGLLRVPARGGLAEVVAAEAGGEPFNFLNGLDVDQRTGDVYFTDSSTTYQRSDYLLVVALGDETGRLLRYNRRARRVEVLRAGLSYPNGVAVGGDGEHVVVAHTALCELRRHWVRGPRAGVSETFAELPGYPDNVRADGRGGYWVALSKSAGVAAGAGAAPTVAVRVSPDGNVTEALEGFSFVSVSEVAERGGALWVGSVDTPYAGELRLRRPSF; translated from the exons ATGGCTTCCGGCCCTCGTTCGTCATCGCATTCCTTCCTCGCCCTTCTTGTCCTGCTGCCTCTCGTGGTGCTgtctgcggcggcggcggtgtcgtTCGAGACCAAGTCCATGGACCCTGGGCTCGTCGTGATGGCGCTGCCGGAGCCGGTGTCCGGACCGGAGAGCCTCGCCTTCGACGGACACGGCGGCGGGCCCTACTCCGGCGTCTCCGACGGCCGCGTCCTCCGGTGGGACGGCGGTCTCCGGGGATGGACCGTGTACGCCTACAACTCCAAGCACAA GAGCGTGGCGCTATGCGGGCCGGACAAGAAGCTGGTGGTGCCGGAGAGCGTGTGCGGGCGCCCGCTGGGGCTGCAGTTCCACCGGCGCTCCGGCGAGCTGTACGTCGCCGACGCGTACCTGGGGCTGCTCAGGGtgccggcgcgcggcgggctCGCGGAGGTCGTGGCGGCcgaggccggcggcgagccgTTCAACTTCCTCAACGGGCTGGACGTTGACCAGCGGACCGGCGACGTCTACTTTACTGACAGCAGCACCACGTACCAAAGGAG CGACTACCTGCTGGTGGTGGCCCTGGGCGACGAGACGGGCCGGCTGCTCCGCTACAACCGGCGCGCTCGCCGCGTGGAGGTGCTCCGCGCGGGCCTCTCGTACCCGAACGGCGTGGCGgtgggcggcgacggcgagcacgTGGTGGTGGCGCACACGGCGCTGTGCGAGCTGCGGCGGCACTGGGTCCGCGGTCCCCGGGCGGGCGTGTCCGAGACCTTCGCGGAGCTGCCGGGGTACCCGGACAACGTGCGCGCCGACGGCCGCGGCGGGTACTGGGTGGCGCTGAGCAAGAGCGCCGGCGTcgccgcgggcgcgggcgcggcgcccaCGGTCGCCGTGCGGGTGTCCCCCGACGGCAACGTGACGGAGGCGCTGGAGGGGTTCAGCTTCGTGTCCGTGAGCGAGGTGGCCGAGCGCGGCGGCGCGCTCTGGGTCGGCTCCGTCGACACGCCCTACGCCGGCGAGCTCAGGCTGCGGCGCCCCAGCTTCTGA